A window of Actinomycetota bacterium contains these coding sequences:
- a CDS encoding metal ABC transporter substrate-binding protein — translation MKRMVCALAVLALGASACAASDPAGKSGKFLIVATVSPVTDIVRNVAGDAAEVTGIIPEGVDSHTFEPTPASARILVKADLVVINGLRLEDPTLALARANLKDGAEIFLVGDATVAKDEFIYDFSFPKSEGNPNPHLWVDPANAERYARAIRDRLVVLDPTNAATYRANTDTFLAVLARLDAAIAVAVETIPPANRVLLTYHDSFAYFARHYGMRVIGAIQPADFAQPSAREVAALIAQVKKTKVPAIFGSEVYPSPVLAQIARESGARYEASLRDDDLPGDPGDPQHSYVGMMVYNVTTMVNALGGNPEALADFPTEAQYD, via the coding sequence ATGAAACGGATGGTCTGTGCTCTGGCGGTCCTGGCGCTGGGGGCGAGCGCGTGCGCGGCTTCGGACCCTGCGGGCAAGTCGGGGAAGTTCTTGATCGTGGCGACGGTATCGCCGGTTACCGACATCGTTCGCAACGTGGCCGGCGACGCCGCCGAGGTCACCGGGATCATTCCGGAGGGTGTGGACTCACACACGTTTGAGCCTACGCCCGCCTCGGCGCGAATCCTCGTGAAGGCGGATCTGGTCGTGATCAATGGTCTGCGCTTGGAAGATCCGACGCTGGCACTGGCGCGCGCCAACCTCAAGGACGGAGCCGAGATCTTCCTCGTGGGCGACGCGACCGTGGCCAAGGACGAGTTCATCTACGACTTCTCCTTCCCGAAGTCGGAAGGAAACCCGAACCCACACCTATGGGTGGACCCGGCGAACGCCGAACGGTACGCGCGCGCGATCCGTGACCGTTTGGTTGTTCTCGATCCCACGAACGCTGCGACTTATCGCGCCAACACAGACACATTCCTCGCGGTGCTCGCACGCCTCGACGCTGCGATCGCCGTCGCCGTCGAGACGATTCCACCCGCGAACCGTGTGCTGCTGACCTACCACGACTCCTTTGCATACTTCGCGCGCCACTACGGCATGCGCGTGATCGGCGCGATTCAGCCGGCGGACTTCGCGCAACCCTCCGCGCGCGAGGTCGCGGCACTGATCGCACAGGTCAAGAAGACCAAGGTCCCCGCGATCTTCGGATCGGAGGTCTACCCGAGTCCGGTGCTCGCGCAAATCGCGCGGGAATCGGGCGCGCGCTACGAGGCGTCTCTGCGCGACGATGATCTGCCCGGCGATCCGGGCGATCCGCAACACTCGTACGTGGGAATGATGGTCTACAACGTCACGACGATGGTGAATGCGCTCGGAGGAAACCCCGAGGCGCTGGCGGACTTCCCGACCGAGGCTCAATACGATTAG